The Nocardia vinacea genome contains the following window.
GCGCCACGAATCGGCCGTCGTTCACGTCGCCGCTGACGACGCGCACTTCGCCCTCATCCGGCACGCCGACGAACTGGATGCGACTGTCGTACCAGTCGGACCAGAAATACGGCACCGTCGTGTACGCCGAGAGGGGATGCTCGCCGAGCGCGTTCCGCGCCGCGATCGCTCCCTGTTCCGCAGCACTCGTCCAGTGTTCGAGCCGCATCTCGCGGCCGAAGAGGCTGTTGCGCCAACGCGCGACATCGCCGGCCGCATAGACGTCGGGCACCGAAGTCCGCAGATACTCATCGCAGATCACACCGTTATCGACGCGAACGCCCGAACCGGCCAGCCAGTCGGTGGCGGGCGTCGCCCCGATGCCGATCACAACCAGGTCCGCGTCCAGGACGGTGCCGTCCGCCAGCCTGACCCGCTCTACCGAGCCCTGCCCCTCGATCGCGGAAACGCCTATACCGCAACGCAACTCAACACCATTGCGGGCGTGCAGGGAGCTACAGGCCGGTCCCATCCGCTCCCCCACCGCACGCACCAGCGGCACTGGAAACGCCTCGACGATCGTGACATCGAGTCCCCGTTTGCGGGCCGCGGAGGCCACCTCCGAGCCGATGAAGCCGGCCCCGACGACCACGGTCCTGGCTCCGGCATCCAATGCCGACCGCACGGCGCGCGCGTCATCCAGAGTGCGCAGGGTGTGAACACCCGACAGTCCCTCGGTTCCGGGGAACGAACGCGCCGTAGCTCCCGTGGCGATGACCAATGCACGATAGGGGTACTCGGAGTCGCCGACCTCGACAACTCTGCGCTCGGTACCGAGTCGCGTCGCCGGTGCTCCGAGGACGAGTTCGACGCCAAGCTCGCCCGCGAGCATCTGCTCGGTGCGAAAGTGCGTCTCTTCCGGTTCCGCGTTGTCCAGGAACGCTTTCGACAGTGGTGGCCGATCGTAGGGAAGATGCTTCTCGGCTCCGATCAGAGTGATCGGACCGGTATAGCCGCTCTTGCGCGCGCCCTCGACGGCCCGCAACCCGGCCAGCGAGGCTCCGACGACGACAAGCGGTGCAATGGCGCGGGCTGGGCACACGGTCACTCCTCCACCAGCGTCAACGCTTCCGTCGGACAGCCCTCACACGCCTTCTTGACATCGTCCAGCAGCCCGTCGGGGACGGTATCGCTCAGCAGGACGAGCTCACCTTCGTCGTTCACTTCGAAAACAGTCGGTGCGAATGATTCGCAAATGCCCAGGCCGGTGCACTTCGTCCGGTCGAGTTCGATCTTCATGTCGTGCCTTACTTCAGTGGTTCTTCTGGGTTTCACCGGCTTGTGCCGCAGTCAGCTCCGCGACGATCTTCAAGACGTCGTAGGACCTGTTGTCCCGCTCGGAGGATCGCAGCGCGGTGAACGCCTCGTCGACATCCGTTGCGCGCGCGTCGAAGTACTGGCGCGCATTCACGTGCGTCGCGATCAGGAATCTCTCGGCTTCGACACCATCGAATGCCATGCCGGCCACCGCGGCCGCATCCATGCCGTGCGCCAACAGTGCACGTGCGAGCTCATTTTCCGGGATCGGCCCGCCGGTTCGCGGGGCCGTTGCGCCCCCGAACGCCACAGTCCGGTCGAGACCAGCCCCGGAATCATGGTGCTGACGCCGACATGCGGCGGCATTTCACGCCGCAGGACATCGGCCAGGCCCAGCACGGCGTGCTTGGTGGCTGTGTAGAAACCATTGCCGGGGAAAGGAATTCCGATCGCGTGCTCGGAAGCGGTCACAAGCAGCCACCCTGGGTCGGCGGCGGCGACCATCCGGCGGCCGAACGCGCGCAGCGTTGCCCAAGTGCCGGTGACATTCACCGACAGCGCCCAATTCAGATCCTCGGGTTTCGCGGCGAGCAGCGGTGCCGACGGAGTGTTGACACCCGCGTTGGCGCACACCAACCCCGGCGTCCCCAGTGTCCGCTCCACCTCGTCGGCGAGCCGCTCCACGGCGGTGACATCGGAGATGTCACACGCGAACGGGACCACCGGCACCTGGTATTCGGAAATCCTCTGCGCGGTGGCGTTGGCCGCGACGGAATCGATATCGACGACTACTACTGCGGCGGCTTTGCGCACAACGGCTTCTTCGGCAAGCGCTGCCCCGATACCGCTACCAGCACCGGTGACGACGACGATACGTCCTTCGAACTTCACAGCTTCACCGCCACGAATTTGGTCTGTGTGTAGTGATGGAGGGCCTCCATGCCCTTCTCGCGCCCGTAGCCGCTGGACTTGTAGCCGCCGAACGGCCCTTCGACGAGACCGGCCTGCCATTCGTTGACGTAGACCTGCCCGGCCTCCAACTGCGCTGCGACCCGATGCGCTCGCGATAGGTCCTTCGTCCAGAGCCCGGCAGCGAGGCCGTATTGGGAGTCATTGGCGATCCGCACCGCGTCCTCCTCCGATGAGAAAGGAATCACGACGAGTACTGGGCCGAAGACCTCTTCGCGAGCGATCGTCATATCGTTCGTCACCCTGGTGTAGACGGTCGGTTGCACCAGCCACCCATCTCCGACCGCCGCGCCACCGTAGGCCAGCGTGGCCCCGTTCTGTTCGGCAACCCGGAAATAGGACAGCACCTTCTCGAACTGCGCCTCTGTGGTCATCGGACCGTAGGTCTGCCCGGGCTTGATCTGTTCGAGGCCGGTGACCAACGCTTCCACGAATCGGTCGTGGATCTCCTCCGCGACCAGCAGACGGGTTCCGGCACTGCAGATCTGGCCCGCGTTGAGAACAAAGGCGTTGATCGAGCCCTTGACGGCGGCCGCCAAATCCGCGTCGGCGAACACGATATTTGCGGATTTCCCGCCTAGTTCCAGGGTCAGGGGCAGAATCCGGTCGGCGGCGATGTGCGCGATCTCGCGCCCGGCGCGTACCGAACCGGTGAACGCGACCTTGCTGACCGACGTATGTTCGACAAGGGGTCGGCCGACATCCATGCCGGTTCCGGTGACCACATTGAGCACACCGGGTGGCAGGCCAGCGGCATCTGCGATTCGAGCCAGTTCCAGCGTGGTCGCCGAGGTGAACTCCGACGGTTTGGCGACCACGACGTTGCCTGCGGCCAATGCGGGTGCGATCGCCCGCGCGGCCTGGTTCAGCGGCGCGTTCCACGGTGTGATCACGCCGACGACGCCGAACGGCTCACGCAGGGTATAGCCGTGCACCCCTGGGCCCAGATCGATGATCTCGCCTCCCGGCAGATTCGCCAGCCCAGCGTAGAAGTCGAAATAGGCTGCGACTCCTTCGACCTCGATGGGAGTCTGCCAATCCGGCTTGCCCGATTCGGCCGACTCGAGTTCGGCCAGGCGAGCTGATTCGTCGCGCAACCCCGCCGCGATCGCTGCCAGAATTCTGCCGCGCTCCCCTGGCTTGCGGAATCGCCAACCCGGTAGTGCCGCGGCTGCGGCCTCCGTCGCCGCGTTCACATCTGCTTCGGTACCAGCGGCGATCTCGCACACAACCGCATCGGTGCCGGGGCGGGTCGATGTCAGGTGTTCACCGTTGACCGGTGCGGTGTCCACTCCGCCGATCCAGTGCCCGTACTTCACAACGCCACCGGTGCCGGGCACGCGCCGTACTCGACGGGCATTTCCGTCAAGGCGTTGAACCAGATGCTGCGCAGACGGGTGACTGGGCCACTCACATGCACCTGCGGGCGGGCGGTCAGTAGTTCCTCCAGAATCGTCCGCATCTGCAACCGTGCCAGCGTAGTGCCCATGCAATAGTGCGGTCCGGCGCCGAAGGACAAATGCTGATCGGCATTGGGCCGCAGAATGTCGAACCGGTCCGGATCGGTGAACAGCTCTTCATCCCGGTTCGCCGAAGCATAGGACAGGTAGACCTTGTCGCCTTCCCCGATCCGAACACCGTGCAGCTCGAAATCACGAGTCGCGGTGCGCCGGAACTGCACCACCGGCGGTGAGAAACGCAGCGTCTCTTCAATAGCGTTCGGCAACCGCCCCGGCAGATCGTCCAAGAGCACCGCGCGTTGTTCGGGGAATTCGCTCAGCAGGCGGATTACGTGCGCGGTTGTGTTTCGTGTCGTTTCGTGACCGGCTATCGACAGTGTAAGGAAGAACATATTGATTTCGAAGTCGGTGAGCCGCTCGCCGTCGATTTCCTTGTTGGCGTAATTGCTCAGCATGCTGCCGTCGGGATTCTTTCGCTTTTCCTCGACCAGTTGATGGCAGTACCCGAACAGCTCCATCGCAACTTGAAGTGCATCGGTGTCGGGGTCTTCGACCGCGGCGATGGCGTTGCCCCATTCGAAGAACTGCTTCCAGTCGCTCTTGGGTACACCCATCAGTTCGGTCAGGGTCATCATGGGGAGTTCGGCGGCCACGGTGTAGACGAACTCACCGTCATCGGCGTCACGAACGCGGTCGATGATCCGCTTGGCGTGGGATTTGATCATCGGTTCCAGCTTCGCGATGTTCTTGGGGGTGAACCCGGCCGACACCAGCTTGCGGTAAGCCGTGTGTTCGGGGTGATCCTTTCCCATCAAGCCGGTCCGTTGACCTTCCAAGGTGTGCGGACTGCCAGGCGGGGCATCGGGATTGGGGTCGTAGAGGACCGGGCCGCCCAACCAGGACGAGAACAACTCTGCATCTCGTGAGGCCATATTCACATCCTGATACTTGGACAGCACCCAGAATCCGCGATTCATCGGCATGGCACCGCCGATCGGCTTATCCGGAGGCGGATTCCAGTGCACCGGCGCCTCGCGGCGCAATGTCGCGAAGTACTCGTACGGCGGCATTCCCACCTCGAGTAGCTGGTCCGGGTCGGCGAGATTGACGTCGCCGGGCTTGAAAGTCATTTATTTTCCTCCGAATTTTTCTGCTTCATATTTCTGACGGAGTCGACTACGGCTGCTGTGAATTAGCCGAGGTTATTGCTCGGGCCATGCCCGCCCCTAGGGGAGCAATACCGGACATGTCGGAGAGACACCCGGTGCCGTGATCGCCGAATTTTCGCGAACCCCGCTGTTGAGGGACTGCTAGTGAGTCGTCGACGCGCGGTGTTCGGCGTTCCCGTCGATCGCCTCCACCTCGCTGTGAGTCATGTCACCTAGCATGACTTCAAAAATTATTTTGTCAACCACTAATTTTTTTCTCCCACTGTTTCCCCAGCTCAAGTGGGGTAAAGCCGATGCTGGTGCACGCACGCGGGCGCTGAACCGCTAGCGGCGGACCAGCGCACCGCAACAACGCGACCGTGTCGCTGGAACGACGCGGACCGGGCACGCGGCTGTGGAACCCGGCCACTATCAATCGGTCAGGCCACGGTCACCGTTCACCGATTCGACACCGGCATGGATCCGGGAGTCGACCGCCGCATGCTCGCTCGCCGACCGGCTACGCACCCAGGC
Protein-coding sequences here:
- a CDS encoding FAD-dependent oxidoreductase, which encodes MCPARAIAPLVVVGASLAGLRAVEGARKSGYTGPITLIGAEKHLPYDRPPLSKAFLDNAEPEETHFRTEQMLAGELGVELVLGAPATRLGTERRVVEVGDSEYPYRALVIATGATARSFPGTEGLSGVHTLRTLDDARAVRSALDAGARTVVVGAGFIGSEVASAARKRGLDVTIVEAFPVPLVRAVGERMGPACSSLHARNGVELRCGIGVSAIEGQGSVERVRLADGTVLDADLVVIGIGATPATDWLAGSGVRVDNGVICDEYLRTSVPDVYAAGDVARWRNSLFGREMRLEHWTSAAEQGAIAARNALGEHPLSAYTTVPYFWSDWYDSRIQFVGVPDEGEVRVVSGDVNDGRFVALYRSGERLAGVLTMNEPREIMKYRRLIAERASWSAALEFAATRARVAVS
- a CDS encoding ferredoxin translates to MKIELDRTKCTGLGICESFAPTVFEVNDEGELVLLSDTVPDGLLDDVKKACEGCPTEALTLVEE
- a CDS encoding SDR family oxidoreductase, with the translated sequence MKFEGRIVVVTGAGSGIGAALAEEAVVRKAAAVVVVDIDSVAANATAQRISEYQVPVVPFACDISDVTAVERLADEVERTLGTPGLVCANAGVNTPSAPLLAAKPEDLNWALSVNVTGTWATLRAFGRRMVAAADPGWLLVTASEHAIGIPFPGNGFYTATKHAVLGLADVLRREMPPHVGVSTMIPGLVSTGLWRSGAQRPREPAGRSRKMSSHVHCWRTAWMRPRWPAWHSMVSKPRDS
- a CDS encoding aldehyde dehydrogenase family protein — translated: MPGTGGVVKYGHWIGGVDTAPVNGEHLTSTRPGTDAVVCEIAAGTEADVNAATEAAAAALPGWRFRKPGERGRILAAIAAGLRDESARLAELESAESGKPDWQTPIEVEGVAAYFDFYAGLANLPGGEIIDLGPGVHGYTLREPFGVVGVITPWNAPLNQAARAIAPALAAGNVVVAKPSEFTSATTLELARIADAAGLPPGVLNVVTGTGMDVGRPLVEHTSVSKVAFTGSVRAGREIAHIAADRILPLTLELGGKSANIVFADADLAAAVKGSINAFVLNAGQICSAGTRLLVAEEIHDRFVEALVTGLEQIKPGQTYGPMTTEAQFEKVLSYFRVAEQNGATLAYGGAAVGDGWLVQPTVYTRVTNDMTIAREEVFGPVLVVIPFSSEEDAVRIANDSQYGLAAGLWTKDLSRAHRVAAQLEAGQVYVNEWQAGLVEGPFGGYKSSGYGREKGMEALHHYTQTKFVAVKL
- a CDS encoding cytochrome P450, which codes for MTFKPGDVNLADPDQLLEVGMPPYEYFATLRREAPVHWNPPPDKPIGGAMPMNRGFWVLSKYQDVNMASRDAELFSSWLGGPVLYDPNPDAPPGSPHTLEGQRTGLMGKDHPEHTAYRKLVSAGFTPKNIAKLEPMIKSHAKRIIDRVRDADDGEFVYTVAAELPMMTLTELMGVPKSDWKQFFEWGNAIAAVEDPDTDALQVAMELFGYCHQLVEEKRKNPDGSMLSNYANKEIDGERLTDFEINMFFLTLSIAGHETTRNTTAHVIRLLSEFPEQRAVLLDDLPGRLPNAIEETLRFSPPVVQFRRTATRDFELHGVRIGEGDKVYLSYASANRDEELFTDPDRFDILRPNADQHLSFGAGPHYCMGTTLARLQMRTILEELLTARPQVHVSGPVTRLRSIWFNALTEMPVEYGACPAPVAL